Below is a genomic region from Echinicola rosea.
TGCAGCGTTGAACGAGTGGGGCTGGGAACTATTTGCCTATCAACTAAATATGCCAGATCTGATAGTGTAATTCCATTTGTACCTTCTTCATTGGTAATACTTATATGAATTCCTTTGATGCCTTGAATTACCAAATTCAAGAATGGTTCGTTAAGATCATTTTCTTTAAATTGGTCCAGAATCATTTTTTTTCAACGCTTGATGGTGTTGGTAATTTTTCTGGATGAGTATGCCACTCACCTAAGTAATGCTAAATAAAATTTTAATAGACAATAAACTAAATATTAAATGATGCGCAAATTAAATAATGATGCTTCAAATGTTTTAAATGAATACTATCAAAAATTAGGGAGTGCAATCAAGAAAAAACTGAACTTTCAAAAGGAAAGAACGATAGAAACCAATAAAGGTGAATATGAATTGATAAAAATTGAAGATATTTCATTTAAAGAATTAAATATTGAAAACATAAAATTTCACCTTTTGTTTTCACCAAATGGTTGTGAAATATCAGGAAAAATAACAATGAAAGCCTCTGCTTATCCCCCAGGCTCAGACAAAAATGGTTTTACTTCTTATTTTTTTGAAATAAATTTTAACTCCACAAAAGTTAAGTTTGATTTTGAGGAAGAAGATTTCAGAGTGGTTTCAAATATGGATATAAATTACATCACTGTACATAATGGAATTCATTATTGAAATTAAATGGAAGGCTTGATTCAACTAGGGGCTTCTTACTTCCCAAATCGCAACCTACAATCCAGTGAATCACCGTATGCGAGACCTGTACGTACGGTGGTGTGTGAGGCGCTCCGTGAGCTTAGGGCTCACGGCTTTACTTGGTTTTCAACATAGGACTTTAGCTAACACTCCCATTCCCAACTATTTGCCTATCAACTCAATATACCACATCTGTTAGTGTAATTCCATTTGTACCTTCTTCATTGGTAATACTTATATGAATTCCTTTGATGCCTTGAATTACCAAAATCAAGAATGGTTCGTTAAGCTCATTATCTTTAAATTGGTCCAGAATCATTTTTTTATCAACGCTTGATGGTGTTGGTGATTTTTCTGGATGAGTATGCCACTCACCTAAGTAAATTGTTTTTTGATTACTATTTGCAAACTCATAATTAATTATAACTTGCGCGATATCTTTGCATCTATTAAATGAATTTCGACTCGATTTGTCCCAATTAGTTGGAATAGATGCTCGCATAATGTAAATAGAATTTCCTTTCACTTGCCCCAAGAGAATTCCTCCAGATTCATGAGATTTTGAGTTGACTTGTTTATATTTTCTCAA
It encodes:
- a CDS encoding Mov34/MPN/PAD-1 family protein, with amino-acid sequence MVEVVLNKFRIVLLDSVIDVLRKYKQVNSKSHESGGILLGQVKGNSIYIMRASIPTNWDKSSRNSFNRCKDIAQVIINYEFANSNQKTIYLGEWHTHPEKSPTPSSVDKKMILDQFKDNELNEPFLILVIQGIKGIHISITNEEGTNGITLTDVVY